Below is a genomic region from Methanosphaera sp. ISO3-F5.
CATAAGTTTTCATGTATGATTTACTTCTAAATGCTCCACCTTTTGCCATATTGTATAATTTACGGTATGTAGTTCTGTCGATTTCATCGTTAGCACGCATGTCTTTAAGTACAACTCTTAAAGAACGAATAGTACTCATCCATGCTTCTTTCTTAGGAGTTCTTGCTTTTTTAGCCCCTTTGATACTACCATGGCCTCTTCTTCTACCTTTTTTCTTTTGTTCAGCATTCTTTTTTGCTCTGTAACTGCTTATTCCATTAACAGGTTTGGCTTTAATAACACCGTCATTAATCAAAGCTTTGATACTATTTCTAGTGATTGCCCTGGATACTTCTTCGAGGTGATCTGGATCAATCCATACTCTGTTAACTCCTACTTTAAGTATTTTTGCAGCTAATTTTTTCTGTGTGGTAAGATTCATGAAAATCCTCCTTAATATAATAAACTTCATTAAGATTTTTACATAATGTATTCAACCTTGAACCATTACTAAAAACAAATCTTAATTTAATAGTTTTACCCCGTTTTCTTTAGCGTATGCTTCAATTAACTGTCTTTTTCTATTTCCTACTGTAGCAGCTATTCTTGCTGCATCCGTTTCAGGATTTAAAGCTTTGATTTGTTCTACATTTTCGACTAATACATCTTTAAAACCTGAAGGGTGTAATCCTCTAGTAGCTTTTGGACATCTGTATCCAACTCTAGCCATTGCAGGTTTTCTTGCTTGGTATCGTCGTCTTTTACTTAGTTTACCTCTAGGTCTACGGTAACTGTCACCAAGTTTTTTGTATCTCCAATATTCTTGTCTTTTGAAAGTTGGTTTTTTAGTCATAATAACTTCCTCTTTAAAAATCTTATTCTAATTCTTCCTGTCTTTTATCTACTAAGTAAATTCCGTCTTGGAATATACGAGGATCCCGTCTTTTAATTTTGGTAGCTTGTTCAATGTTAGCCATTGTTTGACCAACGTGTTCTTTGTTAACACCAGTGATAGTTACATCGTCACCTTTAACTTGAACTTTTACATCATCACCAATAATTTTTGCTACACGTGGACTTCTTTCCCCTAGGAAGTTGTCAATTGTAACTTTTTTACCTTGAACTTTCACAGTCATTGGAAAGTGAGCATAGACGATTTTCATTTTGTAAGTAAAACCATGTTTTACACCATAAATCATGTTTGAAATATGTGATTTAATAGTTCCTACCATAGCTTTATCTTTTTTGTTTGGGAATGCTACAAATATTGTAACATTTTCATCATCTTTTGTTACGGTAATATTGTTATGGTTGAAGTTTCTCTTAATTTCTCCGCCATTTCCTTTTACAGTAACATCATTGTTTGCTTCTACTGTTACTGTTACATCTTCAGGAATAGGGATTATCTCTGTTATATCTGCTAATTTAACCATTTTTTCACCTAATATACATAAACTAATAATCTTCCACCAATTCCAGCTTCTTTAGCTTCGTGGTGGGTCATTACACCTTGTGGTGTAGTTACGATAAGAATACCGAAGTTCTTTGCTGGTAAGTATCTTTTCTCAAATTCTTCGAATTCATCGTTTTTTACAGCGTGACGAGGTTTGATAACACCACATTTGTTGATGTTACCTGCTAATTCAACATTGAATATTCCAGCTTTACCGTCATCTACTAATTCAAAATTTCCTATATAATTTTCCTTTTGCATTACGCTTAATACATGTCCAATGAGTTTGGATGCAGGTTTGATAGTTGCACTATCATTACCTTGTAACTCGTTGTTTCTGATGTTTGTTAAAGCATCTGCAAGAGGGTCCATAAGAGACATTCTATAAACACTCCTGTTTAGTTATATTTTTTAAATCCGATTTTTGGAGCTATTTCTCTGAAGCATTGACGACAAAGGTTTAAACCATATCTTCTTACTATTGCTGAGTGATCTCCGCATCGACTACATTTTCTTGCTGCTTTCCCGTATTTTCTTGGCACAATAATCACCTTCTATTCTATAGTAACTTGGAATTTTTCTTTCATTAATTCCATTGATTCTTCTTTTGTAACTCTTTGTGCTTTTGGTATTTTTTTAGGTCTGATTCTTCTTTCTTTAATTCTGTGACCAGGTTTTTGGAAAGTTACTGAAACATCCATACCAAAAATTCCAATATCAGGATCATATCTTACAC
It encodes:
- a CDS encoding 30S ribosomal protein S14 gives rise to the protein MIIVPRKYGKAARKCSRCGDHSAIVRRYGLNLCRQCFREIAPKIGFKKYN
- a CDS encoding 50S ribosomal protein L32e, which encodes MTKKPTFKRQEYWRYKKLGDSYRRPRGKLSKRRRYQARKPAMARVGYRCPKATRGLHPSGFKDVLVENVEQIKALNPETDAARIAATVGNRKRQLIEAYAKENGVKLLN
- a CDS encoding 50S ribosomal protein L6; translation: MVKLADITEIIPIPEDVTVTVEANNDVTVKGNGGEIKRNFNHNNITVTKDDENVTIFVAFPNKKDKAMVGTIKSHISNMIYGVKHGFTYKMKIVYAHFPMTVKVQGKKVTIDNFLGERSPRVAKIIGDDVKVQVKGDDVTITGVNKEHVGQTMANIEQATKIKRRDPRIFQDGIYLVDKRQEELE
- a CDS encoding 50S ribosomal protein L19e; protein product: MNLTTQKKLAAKILKVGVNRVWIDPDHLEEVSRAITRNSIKALINDGVIKAKPVNGISSYRAKKNAEQKKKGRRRGHGSIKGAKKARTPKKEAWMSTIRSLRVVLKDMRANDEIDRTTYRKLYNMAKGGAFRSKSYMKTYAKDHGMLKETGE
- a CDS encoding 30S ribosomal protein S8, translated to MSLMDPLADALTNIRNNELQGNDSATIKPASKLIGHVLSVMQKENYIGNFELVDDGKAGIFNVELAGNINKCGVIKPRHAVKNDEFEEFEKRYLPAKNFGILIVTTPQGVMTHHEAKEAGIGGRLLVYVY